Proteins from one Lachnospiraceae bacterium KGMB03038 genomic window:
- a CDS encoding MarR family transcriptional regulator, with amino-acid sequence MQKRRTIGFRIKQINNGYEKEFNKRLKTLGITASQCEVLDYLLGCSKEEVTQRDIEKALNLRNPTVTGLLKRLDEKGFILSVPSNKDKRCKNIYPTEKAYDIQRRMEADRKKLDKLLTLGLSKKETAALERMLDKVLYNIAEP; translated from the coding sequence ATGCAGAAAAGAAGGACTATTGGATTCCGGATCAAACAGATCAACAACGGATACGAAAAGGAATTTAATAAGCGCCTGAAAACGCTTGGGATCACAGCCTCTCAATGTGAGGTGCTGGACTATCTTCTTGGCTGCAGTAAAGAAGAAGTGACCCAGCGTGATATTGAGAAAGCCTTAAATCTCCGGAATCCTACTGTAACAGGGCTGCTCAAGCGGTTGGATGAGAAAGGGTTCATCCTGTCTGTGCCCAGCAACAAAGACAAGCGCTGCAAGAATATCTATCCCACAGAGAAAGCCTATGATATCCAGCGGAGGATGGAGGCAGACCGAAAGAAGCTGGACAAACTGCTGACCTTGGGCCTTTCAAAGAAAGAAACCGCAGCACTGGAACGGATGCTGGATAAGGTATTGTATAACATAGCCGAGCCATAG
- the aspS gene encoding aspartate--tRNA ligase translates to MAESMQGLKRTHRCGELGSGDIGKTVTIMGWVQKNRNKGGLVFTDVRDRSGIIQVVCEEGKTDAALIEKAARLRAEYVVAVVGTVEKRSGAVNENLKTGEIEVIPEELRVLSESETPPFPIEENSKTKEEVRLKYRYLDLRRPDLQRNLLMRSQVATLTRQFLAEEGFLEIETPILIGSTPEGARDYLVPSRIHQGSFYALPQSPQIFKQLLMCSGCDRYFQLAKCFRDEDLRADRQPEFTQIDMEMSFVDVDDVIDVNERLLAYLFEKVLGVKVELPIPRMTWQEAMDRFGSDKPDIRFGMELRDVTEVVRDCEFGVFKGAIEDGGTVRGINAKGQGGMPRKKIDKLVSFVKDYGAKGLAYIAIQEDGTVKSSFAKFMKEEEMSALIQAMEGESGDLLLFAADKKKIVWDSLGALRLELARQMELLDKSEYKFLWITEFPLLEWSEEQNRFTAMHHPFTMPMEEDLQYIDSDPGRVRAKAYDIVLNGNEIGGGSVRIFNPEVQNKMFEVLGFTEEQAQAQFGFLLTAFKYGVPPHAGLAYGLDRLVMLMAKEDSIRDVIAFPKVKDASDLMTEAPARVTKEQLDELGITVVEEESAEE, encoded by the coding sequence ATGGCAGAGTCAATGCAAGGATTAAAACGGACACACCGCTGCGGAGAACTGGGAAGCGGCGATATCGGAAAGACTGTGACCATCATGGGATGGGTCCAGAAGAACAGAAATAAAGGCGGACTGGTGTTTACCGATGTGCGGGACCGCTCCGGTATCATCCAGGTGGTGTGCGAAGAAGGAAAGACAGACGCGGCGCTCATTGAGAAGGCGGCAAGATTAAGAGCAGAATATGTGGTGGCGGTTGTCGGAACTGTGGAGAAACGTTCCGGCGCTGTCAATGAGAATCTGAAAACGGGAGAGATCGAGGTGATCCCGGAAGAACTGAGGGTTCTTTCTGAATCAGAGACACCTCCTTTTCCGATTGAGGAGAACTCTAAGACGAAAGAGGAAGTGCGCTTGAAATACCGCTATCTGGATCTGAGGAGACCGGATCTTCAGCGCAATCTCCTGATGCGCAGCCAGGTTGCTACCCTGACCCGGCAGTTCCTGGCAGAGGAAGGGTTCCTGGAAATCGAGACTCCGATACTCATTGGAAGTACTCCGGAAGGAGCCAGGGATTATCTGGTACCCAGCCGGATCCATCAGGGAAGTTTCTATGCCCTGCCCCAGTCGCCCCAGATTTTTAAGCAGCTTCTGATGTGTTCCGGATGCGACCGGTATTTTCAGCTTGCCAAATGTTTCCGGGACGAAGATTTGAGAGCGGACCGTCAGCCGGAGTTTACCCAGATCGATATGGAGATGTCTTTCGTAGACGTGGACGATGTGATCGATGTCAATGAGCGGCTTCTGGCATATCTTTTTGAGAAAGTGCTGGGTGTGAAGGTGGAACTTCCTATTCCCCGGATGACATGGCAGGAGGCCATGGACCGGTTTGGATCTGATAAACCGGATATCCGGTTTGGCATGGAACTGCGCGATGTGACAGAAGTGGTAAGAGACTGTGAGTTCGGGGTATTTAAAGGCGCCATTGAGGACGGCGGAACTGTACGGGGCATCAACGCCAAAGGACAGGGCGGGATGCCAAGAAAGAAAATCGATAAGCTGGTAAGCTTTGTGAAGGATTACGGGGCAAAGGGGCTGGCTTATATTGCCATCCAGGAAGACGGGACGGTGAAATCCTCTTTTGCGAAATTCATGAAAGAGGAAGAAATGAGCGCTCTGATCCAGGCTATGGAAGGAGAGAGCGGAGACCTTCTCCTGTTTGCGGCGGATAAGAAAAAGATCGTCTGGGATTCACTGGGCGCCCTGCGTCTGGAGCTGGCGCGCCAGATGGAGCTTTTGGACAAGAGCGAGTATAAGTTCCTGTGGATCACAGAATTCCCGCTTCTTGAGTGGAGCGAGGAACAGAACCGGTTTACAGCTATGCATCATCCATTTACCATGCCTATGGAGGAAGATCTGCAGTATATCGACAGTGATCCGGGAAGAGTCCGGGCAAAGGCCTACGATATCGTGCTGAATGGAAATGAGATCGGAGGCGGAAGCGTCAGGATCTTCAATCCGGAGGTACAGAATAAGATGTTTGAGGTCCTTGGATTTACAGAAGAGCAGGCCCAGGCTCAGTTTGGCTTCCTTTTGACCGCATTCAAATACGGAGTGCCGCCTCACGCGGGATTGGCTTACGGACTGGACCGTCTGGTCATGCTGATGGCCAAGGAGGACAGCATCCGGGACGTGATCGCCTTCCCGAAGGTAAAAGATGCCTCCGACTTAATGACCGAGGCGCCGGCCAGAGTCACCAAAGAGCAGTTGGATGAACTGGGGATCACGGTAGTAGAAGAAGAAAGCGCTGAAGAATAA
- a CDS encoding DUF2325 domain-containing protein, which yields MSVVIIGGNERMEQQYKEICKRYRCKAKVFTRMSGNLKTKIGQPDLIILFTSTVAHKMVHCALREAERHNIRVERAHSSSANALDSVLKDCCC from the coding sequence ATGAGTGTTGTGATCATAGGCGGAAACGAGCGGATGGAACAGCAGTATAAAGAGATCTGCAAACGCTATCGCTGCAAGGCAAAGGTATTTACCCGGATGTCAGGAAATCTGAAGACAAAAATCGGCCAGCCGGATCTGATCATTCTATTTACCTCTACGGTGGCACACAAAATGGTCCACTGCGCTTTGAGAGAGGCGGAACGTCACAATATCCGCGTAGAGCGGGCTCACAGCAGCAGCGCCAACGCGCTTGACAGTGTATTAAAAGATTGCTGCTGTTAA
- a CDS encoding homoserine dehydrogenase has protein sequence MAKVVKAALLGLGTVGSGVYKLIQEQQEEMANKAGAPIEIEAVLVHDIHKKREGIDPALLTDRWEDIINNEEIEIVIEVMGGIEPAKTMILEALNSGKSVVTANKDLVAEYGGGLLDAADNNGVDFLFEAAVGGGIPIIRPLKQCLAANEIDEVVGIVNGTTNYILTKMAEEGMDFEEALAKATELGYAEADPTADIEGLDAGRKIAILASIAFHSRVVFSDVYTEGITKITSKDITYAKELGYAIKLLAAARNTPEGIEAAVYPMLLPKQHPLAAVRDSFNAVFVHGDAVDDAMFYGRGAGQMPTASAVMGDVIDVVRNIQFHCTGRINCTCYRQTPVKAFDQVKNPFFLRMQVENKPGVLASIASVFGVHKVSISRVVQNITADGVAELVIVTEAVKEFHMKDALRHLEEMETIREISSVIREYEK, from the coding sequence ATGGCGAAAGTGGTAAAAGCAGCCCTTCTTGGTCTTGGGACTGTGGGAAGCGGCGTGTATAAATTGATTCAGGAGCAGCAGGAAGAGATGGCCAATAAGGCGGGAGCGCCCATAGAAATAGAGGCAGTCCTGGTCCATGATATCCATAAGAAGAGGGAAGGGATCGATCCGGCCCTCTTGACAGACCGCTGGGAAGATATCATCAATAATGAAGAGATTGAAATCGTGATCGAAGTGATGGGCGGCATCGAACCGGCGAAGACGATGATCCTGGAAGCCTTGAATTCCGGCAAAAGTGTAGTGACTGCCAACAAAGACCTGGTGGCGGAGTATGGCGGCGGACTCTTGGATGCGGCAGACAATAACGGAGTAGATTTCTTGTTTGAAGCAGCGGTAGGGGGAGGAATCCCCATCATCCGTCCTCTGAAGCAATGTCTGGCTGCCAATGAGATCGATGAGGTAGTGGGCATTGTCAATGGCACGACCAATTATATCCTGACGAAGATGGCGGAAGAGGGAATGGATTTTGAAGAAGCCCTGGCCAAAGCCACGGAGCTTGGATATGCGGAGGCAGATCCTACGGCAGATATTGAAGGACTGGATGCGGGGCGCAAGATTGCCATCCTGGCTTCCATCGCGTTTCATTCCAGAGTGGTGTTTTCCGATGTCTATACAGAAGGGATCACTAAGATCACGTCGAAAGACATTACATACGCAAAGGAGCTGGGATACGCGATCAAACTGCTTGCGGCAGCCAGGAATACTCCGGAAGGCATCGAGGCGGCGGTGTACCCTATGCTTCTTCCCAAACAGCACCCGCTGGCCGCGGTAAGAGATTCTTTTAACGCGGTGTTTGTACACGGAGACGCAGTGGACGATGCCATGTTCTATGGAAGAGGGGCGGGGCAGATGCCTACGGCGAGCGCAGTTATGGGGGACGTGATCGACGTGGTGCGGAACATCCAGTTCCACTGTACCGGAAGGATCAACTGTACCTGTTACCGGCAGACTCCGGTGAAAGCTTTTGACCAGGTGAAGAATCCATTCTTCCTGCGGATGCAGGTGGAAAATAAACCTGGGGTCCTGGCTTCGATCGCCAGCGTATTTGGCGTTCACAAGGTAAGCATTTCCAGAGTCGTCCAGAACATTACCGCAGACGGCGTGGCAGAGCTGGTCATTGTGACGGAAGCGGTGAAGGAATTCCATATGAAGGATGCCCTGCGGCATTTGGAGGAGATGGAGACGATCCGGGAGATCAGCAGCGTGATCCGGGAATATGAAAAGTAA
- a CDS encoding DUF3793 family protein encodes MPVEVISYMMAERNASRRLQFQLALQCGPFLKGMKKGSITNIERQDLKELWKILAGTGIAFRVLAAHKGKYLILFYRRREMEEHLNRPDILEFLEGYDYKSGRFEELLAHLALRVRQHSCEGIGFPHEIGVFLDYPLEDVTSFIQMGGKHSLLTGYWKVYHNPEQARMTFLAYDKARYSAVNEFLAGRTIQDIAGRTA; translated from the coding sequence ATGCCGGTTGAAGTGATATCTTACATGATGGCTGAAAGAAACGCAAGCAGAAGGCTGCAGTTTCAATTAGCTCTGCAATGCGGCCCCTTCTTGAAAGGGATGAAAAAAGGAAGTATCACGAATATTGAAAGACAGGATCTGAAAGAACTCTGGAAGATCCTGGCAGGAACTGGAATCGCGTTTCGAGTGCTGGCGGCCCATAAGGGAAAATACCTGATCCTTTTTTACCGCAGGCGGGAAATGGAGGAGCACCTCAACAGGCCGGATATTCTGGAATTTTTGGAGGGTTATGATTATAAGAGCGGAAGATTTGAGGAGCTTCTCGCCCATCTGGCGCTGCGCGTCCGGCAGCACTCCTGCGAGGGAATAGGGTTTCCCCATGAAATCGGAGTGTTCCTGGATTATCCGCTGGAGGATGTGACAAGCTTTATCCAGATGGGAGGAAAGCACAGTCTTCTGACCGGGTACTGGAAAGTATACCATAACCCGGAACAGGCGCGGATGACATTTTTGGCCTATGATAAGGCCAGATACAGCGCGGTCAATGAATTCCTGGCCGGGAGGACAATACAAGACATTGCTGGAAGAACAGCATAA
- a CDS encoding flavodoxin, with protein MSISVVYWSGTGNTKAMAGAVAEGIEEAGAGAEVRSVDQADADALAAESAFALGCPSMGAEELEETEMEPFVQALEGKISGKRILLFGSYGWGDGEWMRTWCQRMADMGAVLTEADGVIANESPGETELEKCREAGKKLAGG; from the coding sequence ATGAGTATCTCAGTTGTTTATTGGAGCGGGACCGGAAACACAAAGGCGATGGCTGGTGCGGTGGCGGAAGGGATCGAGGAAGCTGGCGCCGGAGCGGAGGTCAGGAGCGTAGATCAGGCCGATGCGGATGCGTTGGCTGCGGAAAGCGCATTTGCCCTTGGCTGCCCATCTATGGGAGCGGAAGAACTGGAGGAGACCGAGATGGAGCCTTTTGTACAGGCGCTGGAGGGAAAAATATCCGGGAAAAGGATTCTGCTTTTCGGTTCCTATGGATGGGGAGACGGCGAATGGATGCGGACATGGTGTCAGCGGATGGCGGATATGGGAGCGGTGCTGACAGAAGCGGATGGTGTGATCGCCAACGAATCACCCGGAGAGACAGAATTGGAAAAATGCAGAGAGGCGGGAAAGAAACTGGCAGGAGGTTAA
- the hisS gene encoding histidine--tRNA ligase yields MVMALKKKPVTGMKDIMPEEMEIRDYVIGLIKDTYKTYGFQSMETPCVEHIENLCSKQGGDNEKLIFKIMKRGEKLKIQEAKEENDLADSGLRYDLTVPLARYYAGHANELPAPFKAMQIGSVWRADRPQRGRFRQFTQCDIDILGEPGELAEIELILATTAMLGKLDFKNFTVCINDRGILRAMAAYSGFQEEDYDEVFVCLDKMDKIGKDGVAAEMQELGYTAEQVDTYLGLFDQVAEDVNGVKSLKEILGDCLPDEVANSLERIMSCVEAAKECEFRLKFTPTLVRGQSYYTGTIFEVVMDDFGGSVAGGGRYDKMIGKFTGQDTPACGFSIGFERIVMLLLEQGYQVPKKRPKKAYLLDKNLPSEGLLKVLAKAKEEREQGYQVLIAKMKKNKKFQKEQLLEEGYEEITDCYSDSVDRI; encoded by the coding sequence ATGGTTATGGCGCTGAAAAAGAAGCCGGTCACAGGGATGAAGGATATTATGCCGGAAGAAATGGAAATCCGGGATTACGTGATCGGACTGATCAAAGATACTTACAAAACTTACGGGTTTCAATCTATGGAGACTCCCTGTGTGGAGCATATCGAGAATCTGTGCAGCAAGCAGGGGGGAGACAATGAAAAGCTGATCTTTAAGATCATGAAGCGGGGAGAAAAGCTGAAGATCCAGGAAGCCAAAGAGGAGAACGATCTGGCGGACTCTGGCCTCCGGTATGATCTGACGGTTCCTCTGGCCCGATACTACGCGGGCCATGCCAATGAGCTGCCGGCTCCTTTTAAAGCGATGCAGATCGGCAGTGTGTGGCGGGCAGACCGTCCCCAGAGGGGAAGGTTCCGCCAGTTTACCCAGTGTGATATCGACATTTTGGGAGAACCTGGGGAACTGGCAGAGATTGAACTGATCCTGGCCACTACCGCTATGCTGGGCAAACTGGACTTCAAGAATTTTACCGTGTGTATCAACGACCGGGGGATCTTGAGAGCCATGGCGGCTTACAGCGGCTTCCAGGAGGAAGATTATGATGAGGTCTTTGTATGTCTGGACAAGATGGACAAGATTGGCAAAGACGGCGTGGCGGCAGAAATGCAGGAATTGGGATATACGGCGGAACAGGTAGATACTTATCTGGGATTGTTCGACCAGGTGGCGGAAGATGTAAACGGCGTGAAGAGCCTCAAGGAGATCCTGGGAGACTGCCTGCCGGATGAGGTGGCGAATAGCCTGGAGCGCATTATGTCCTGTGTGGAGGCGGCCAAGGAGTGTGAGTTCCGGCTGAAATTTACGCCTACCCTGGTGCGGGGCCAGTCCTATTATACGGGGACGATCTTTGAAGTGGTGATGGATGATTTTGGGGGTTCTGTAGCAGGAGGCGGGCGCTACGATAAGATGATCGGAAAGTTTACCGGACAGGATACGCCGGCCTGCGGTTTCTCTATCGGATTTGAGCGGATTGTCATGCTTTTGCTGGAACAAGGCTACCAGGTTCCAAAGAAACGGCCTAAGAAAGCCTATCTGCTGGATAAAAACCTGCCGTCAGAGGGCCTGCTGAAGGTGCTGGCGAAGGCCAAAGAAGAGCGGGAGCAGGGATATCAGGTGCTGATCGCCAAGATGAAGAAGAATAAGAAATTCCAGAAGGAGCAGCTGCTGGAGGAAGGCTATGAGGAGATCACAGACTGTTACAGCGATTCTGTGGACAGAATATAG
- the hemZ gene encoding coproporphyrinogen dehydrogenase HemZ, translating into MFKILCRKETYVYNAYHIGKAFYPSETVEASVEEKASHYVILFLPSGKRLELDQEEQERFLDRKTQKHLMDQRLYRVLSAETGRTLAWGILTGVRPTKLAMGKLEEGMERQDFLSWFTGEYLVSRKKAEVSWDIVRREKELLDRLDYQDGYSLYVGIPFCPTVCTYCSFSSGSLDQWGNFVEPYLEALRRELEFIGSASDGKKLNTIYFGGGTPTSLNEDQLERLLSWIDEIFPRDHLLEYTVEAGRPDSITKEKLRVIRSHGVTRISINPQSMQQKTLDRIGRRHQVEEILSAYHMAREEGFDNINMDVIAGLPGERLADMEDTLAKLEALGPDSLTVHSLAVKRAAKMGQDGYVPGRESQDAGPAEISAMLEAAEKSAGRMGMTPYYLYRQKNIAGNFENTGYAKVDKAGIYNILIMEEKQSIIAAGAGASTKLVFKEPVVNPEGKKQKKTNLIRLENVKAIDAYIRRVREMIERKGEWLWR; encoded by the coding sequence ATGTTTAAGATCCTTTGTCGGAAAGAGACTTATGTTTATAACGCGTATCATATAGGGAAGGCTTTTTATCCATCGGAGACGGTCGAAGCTTCGGTAGAGGAAAAAGCCTCTCATTATGTTATCCTTTTTCTGCCGTCGGGGAAAAGGCTGGAACTGGATCAGGAAGAACAGGAGCGGTTCTTGGATCGAAAAACCCAGAAACACCTGATGGACCAGCGGCTTTACAGAGTATTATCGGCGGAGACGGGAAGGACGCTGGCCTGGGGCATATTGACGGGAGTGCGGCCTACAAAGCTGGCGATGGGAAAACTGGAGGAAGGCATGGAACGCCAGGATTTTCTGTCCTGGTTCACAGGGGAATACCTGGTGAGCAGAAAGAAGGCGGAAGTATCCTGGGATATTGTCCGGCGGGAAAAGGAACTGCTGGACCGGCTGGATTATCAGGACGGGTACAGTCTGTATGTGGGGATTCCATTTTGTCCCACCGTTTGTACTTACTGCTCTTTTAGTTCCGGTTCTCTGGATCAGTGGGGAAACTTTGTGGAACCTTATCTGGAAGCGCTCCGCAGGGAATTGGAATTTATTGGGAGCGCTTCAGATGGAAAGAAGCTGAATACCATTTATTTTGGGGGAGGCACGCCCACCAGCCTGAATGAAGATCAGTTGGAGCGGCTGCTGTCCTGGATCGATGAAATCTTTCCCAGGGACCATCTGCTGGAATATACGGTAGAGGCGGGACGGCCGGACAGCATTACAAAAGAGAAACTCAGAGTGATACGGAGCCATGGAGTGACCCGGATTTCGATCAATCCTCAGAGCATGCAGCAAAAGACTCTGGATCGGATCGGAAGGCGCCATCAGGTGGAGGAGATCCTTTCTGCATATCATATGGCGCGGGAAGAAGGATTTGACAATATCAACATGGACGTGATCGCCGGACTGCCTGGAGAGAGGCTGGCGGATATGGAGGATACTCTGGCGAAGCTGGAAGCGCTTGGCCCGGACAGCCTGACGGTCCATTCTCTCGCGGTGAAGCGGGCGGCCAAGATGGGGCAGGACGGTTACGTTCCCGGCAGGGAAAGCCAGGACGCGGGACCGGCGGAGATCTCAGCTATGCTGGAAGCGGCAGAAAAAAGCGCCGGCAGGATGGGGATGACGCCCTATTACCTCTACCGGCAGAAGAATATTGCCGGGAATTTTGAGAACACGGGCTATGCAAAGGTTGACAAAGCGGGAATATACAATATACTTATTATGGAGGAAAAGCAATCCATCATTGCCGCCGGAGCAGGGGCTTCTACGAAACTGGTATTCAAGGAGCCTGTAGTAAATCCGGAGGGAAAGAAGCAAAAGAAGACGAACCTGATCCGCCTGGAGAATGTGAAGGCCATTGATGCCTATATCCGGCGGGTGAGGGAGATGATAGAACGAAAAGGAGAATGGTTATGGCGCTGA
- a CDS encoding folate family ECF transporter S component has product MKRWRTSFTDSFQELKNVRNLAAVSMLLAITVILGFYRLQITDYLRIGFDSLAKELTGMLFGPVAACVVAGLADLISFILKPVGAFFPGLTLSAMLAGVIYGVVLYRRPLTLKRVILANVLVTVFVNLLLNTYWMSVLYGNAFLAMLPARAVKQALMLPIDVILFYTVARILGKANVLEMIKKTAG; this is encoded by the coding sequence ATGAAACGATGGAGAACATCATTTACAGATTCCTTCCAGGAATTGAAGAACGTAAGAAATCTGGCGGCAGTATCCATGCTGCTGGCGATCACTGTGATACTGGGGTTCTATCGGCTGCAGATCACAGATTATCTGAGGATCGGATTCGACTCTCTGGCAAAGGAACTGACGGGAATGCTGTTTGGACCAGTGGCTGCCTGTGTGGTGGCGGGGCTGGCAGACCTTATTTCCTTTATCCTTAAGCCGGTGGGGGCGTTTTTCCCAGGCTTGACTCTGAGCGCCATGCTCGCCGGCGTGATCTACGGAGTTGTGCTTTACCGGAGGCCTTTGACATTGAAGCGAGTGATCCTGGCCAACGTGCTGGTCACAGTTTTTGTCAACCTTTTGCTGAACACGTATTGGATGAGTGTCCTGTATGGGAACGCGTTTCTGGCCATGCTCCCAGCCAGAGCGGTGAAACAGGCGCTTATGCTCCCCATCGATGTGATCCTGTTCTATACAGTGGCCAGGATTCTTGGGAAAGCGAATGTTTTGGAAATGATCAAGAAAACAGCCGGTTAA
- a CDS encoding MBL fold metallo-hydrolase: MKIEKFVTGIISTNCYLVSNVETHQAVIVDPAAVPKALTEAVERDGLTVEAVLLTHGHFDHTMGLDALLKLWDVPVYVEEEDQEILTDPKLNLSSAYTAGFTFSDAQSVEDGQILSLAGFQFQVLHTPGHTRGGCCYYAASEQVLFSGDTLFQASVGRTDFPNSSTLDLLRSIREKLLPLPDETVVYPGHMGETTIGYERDHNPYL, translated from the coding sequence ATGAAGATCGAGAAATTTGTGACAGGAATCATCAGCACCAACTGTTACCTGGTGAGCAATGTAGAAACCCATCAAGCTGTGATCGTAGATCCGGCCGCGGTCCCAAAGGCGCTGACAGAAGCGGTGGAAAGAGACGGCCTTACCGTGGAGGCAGTGCTCCTTACCCATGGGCATTTCGACCATACGATGGGGCTGGATGCGCTGTTAAAGCTGTGGGATGTTCCGGTATATGTGGAGGAAGAAGACCAGGAGATCCTGACAGATCCGAAATTGAATCTGTCTTCTGCATATACGGCGGGCTTTACTTTCTCAGACGCTCAGAGTGTAGAAGACGGACAGATCCTGTCTTTGGCCGGCTTTCAGTTTCAGGTGCTCCATACTCCGGGTCACACCAGAGGCGGATGCTGCTATTACGCGGCGTCCGAACAGGTGTTGTTCAGCGGAGACACCCTGTTCCAGGCTTCTGTGGGAAGGACGGACTTCCCAAACAGCAGTACGCTGGATCTGCTCCGTTCCATCCGGGAGAAATTGCTGCCGCTTCCCGATGAGACGGTGGTATATCCAGGGCATATGGGAGAGACTACCATTGGCTATGAGCGGGATCATAATCCATATCTGTAG